The proteins below are encoded in one region of Trueperaceae bacterium:
- a CDS encoding amidohydrolase family protein produces MSLLVTADRLLSADGTSLLDRHALLVDRGWIRAVGPEPSLAPRARERLDLGDATILPGFVDAHTHLSVRPGEGDQHGQLARPTPWLALRAAQHLETIVASGVTTARIMGEPGGIDLAAKDLVDAGDVLGPRLRVAGPALSATHGHGVALGVADGVDGVRAAVRRNVAAGADHVKIFVTGGVSSASGGLYDHHYTREEVRAVVEEAHRVGRRVAAHAHGGPGVTICAEEGVDSIEHGSLLTEENVDAMARHGTSLVLTKSIAYHPDGIERGDASNPDVFAKLRAAREADAVAFERVRAAGLAFAVGTDAMHGYFGEEVVWLVDRGVPVAEAFRAATWEGARVLEETPDVGRLDVGYRADVVALEGNAFASPHEAVRSVRMVMQAGRVRLGAEPVPT; encoded by the coding sequence ATGTCCCTTCTCGTGACCGCCGACCGCCTGCTGTCCGCCGATGGCACGTCGTTGCTCGACCGCCACGCCCTCCTCGTGGACCGCGGGTGGATTCGTGCGGTGGGTCCCGAACCCTCGCTGGCGCCGCGCGCCCGCGAACGACTCGATCTCGGAGACGCCACGATCCTGCCCGGTTTCGTCGACGCGCACACGCACCTGTCCGTTCGGCCCGGGGAGGGGGACCAGCACGGTCAGTTGGCTCGGCCCACGCCTTGGTTGGCGTTGCGGGCGGCCCAACACCTCGAGACGATCGTGGCCTCGGGGGTCACGACCGCTCGCATCATGGGGGAGCCGGGCGGGATCGACCTGGCCGCAAAGGACTTGGTCGACGCGGGCGACGTGCTGGGGCCGCGCCTCCGGGTGGCGGGACCCGCGCTGTCCGCCACGCACGGGCACGGGGTGGCGCTGGGGGTGGCGGATGGCGTGGACGGCGTCCGCGCTGCGGTGCGGCGCAACGTCGCCGCTGGTGCCGACCACGTCAAGATCTTCGTAACGGGCGGCGTGTCGAGTGCCTCCGGCGGGCTGTACGACCACCACTACACACGCGAGGAGGTCCGTGCCGTCGTCGAGGAGGCGCATCGCGTGGGGCGCCGGGTCGCGGCGCACGCCCACGGTGGGCCGGGCGTCACGATCTGCGCCGAGGAGGGCGTCGACTCGATCGAGCACGGAAGTCTGTTGACCGAGGAGAACGTGGACGCCATGGCGCGGCACGGGACGTCGCTGGTGCTGACGAAGTCGATCGCCTACCATCCCGACGGCATCGAGCGGGGAGATGCCTCGAATCCGGACGTGTTCGCGAAGTTGCGTGCGGCGCGGGAGGCGGACGCCGTGGCCTTCGAGCGCGTGCGGGCGGCCGGGTTGGCCTTCGCGGTCGGGACCGATGCGATGCATGGGTACTTCGGGGAGGAGGTCGTTTGGCTCGTCGATCGAGGCGTCCCCGTTGCGGAGGCGTTTCGGGCCGCGACGTGGGAGGGGGCGCGGGTGCTCGAGGAGACGCCCGACGTCGGGCGCCTCGACGTCGGGTACCGCGCGGACGTGGTGGCGCTCGAGGGGAACGCGTTCGCGTCGCCTCACGAGGCGGTGCGGTCGGTGCGGATGGTGATGCAGGCGGGACGGGTTCGCCTCGGTGCCGAGCCCGTCCCGACCTGA
- a CDS encoding ABC transporter permease, giving the protein MTTRAAPRFRTRLRRSLLGRLLRDATGATGTAFVVLIVVLALFAPWIAPYEPQEIDVLQRLAGPNADHWMGTDQLGRDTFSRLVYGARLALLVALPSVLLGAVLGMVLGLLAGYYRGWVETVLLWVFDVVRSFPALLFAIAIITLTGPSLTVLILIMALTRFPSYGRLIRAQTLKMREEEYVTASQALGASANRTMGRHILPNAVAPLFIQAAMDIPVVVTFEAGLSFLGLGVPPPTPSWGTILREGYTYVRATPWMILFGSGFLVVATLGFTFFAEALRDLFDVKVRNDDAA; this is encoded by the coding sequence GTGACCACCCGAGCCGCCCCCCGCTTCCGCACGCGCCTGCGCCGCAGCCTCCTGGGGCGCCTCCTGCGCGACGCCACCGGCGCGACCGGGACGGCGTTCGTCGTCCTCATCGTGGTCCTGGCGCTCTTCGCGCCGTGGATCGCGCCGTACGAACCGCAGGAGATCGACGTCCTGCAACGCCTCGCCGGCCCCAACGCCGACCACTGGATGGGCACCGACCAGCTCGGGCGCGACACCTTCAGTCGCCTCGTGTACGGCGCCCGCCTGGCGCTGCTGGTCGCCCTTCCCTCGGTGCTCCTCGGGGCGGTGCTGGGCATGGTGCTCGGCCTGCTCGCGGGGTACTACCGCGGGTGGGTGGAGACGGTGCTGTTGTGGGTGTTCGACGTCGTCCGGTCGTTCCCGGCACTGTTGTTCGCGATCGCGATCATCACCCTGACCGGGCCCAGCCTGACGGTGTTGATCCTCATCATGGCGCTCACCCGCTTCCCCTCCTACGGGCGCCTCATCCGCGCGCAGACGCTGAAGATGCGCGAGGAGGAGTACGTGACCGCCTCGCAGGCGCTCGGGGCGTCGGCCAACCGGACGATGGGGCGCCACATCCTCCCGAACGCCGTCGCGCCGCTCTTCATCCAGGCGGCGATGGACATCCCCGTCGTCGTGACCTTCGAGGCGGGCCTGAGTTTCCTCGGGCTCGGCGTGCCGCCCCCCACCCCCTCGTGGGGCACGATCCTGCGGGAGGGCTACACGTACGTCCGGGCGACGCCCTGGATGATCCTGTTCGGCAGCGGCTTTTTGGTCGTCGCGACGCTCGGCTTCACGTTCTTCGCCGAAGCGCTCCGCGACCTGTTCGACGTCAAGGTCCGCAACGACGACGCGGCCTGA
- a CDS encoding ABC transporter permease, producing MIEFVLRRLLASVATVVGAMVLLFTVLRSIPGDPAIVMLGPRATDAMIASMRERMMLDEPILVQLGAFLGNVARGDLGTDVLNDRSILVMVAEVLPYTIVLAVGSILLAVAIGVPLGAFAAAYRNSWMDRVTAFLSVAFITVPPFVAGLLLLLAFSVQLRWFPVSGGGAPGDLLDQARHLVLPLVALALTWVGYIARLIRSSVLEEIAKDHVRTARSKGLAPGRVLFKHVLRGALIPTIAVLGVGFGNLLGGTVLIEIIFARPGLGYLILNAIESRNFPVVQGGLVVAVFLYTMANLLADLSYGLVDPRIRQA from the coding sequence GTGATCGAGTTCGTCCTCCGCCGGCTGCTGGCCTCCGTCGCGACGGTGGTCGGCGCGATGGTCCTGTTGTTCACGGTCCTGCGTTCGATCCCGGGCGACCCGGCGATCGTGATGCTGGGCCCCCGCGCGACCGACGCGATGATCGCGTCGATGCGGGAGCGCATGATGCTGGACGAACCGATCCTCGTGCAGCTCGGGGCGTTCCTGGGGAACGTCGCGCGCGGCGACCTCGGGACCGACGTCCTCAACGACCGCTCCATCCTGGTGATGGTCGCGGAGGTCCTGCCCTACACGATCGTGCTGGCGGTGGGCAGCATCCTGCTGGCGGTCGCGATCGGCGTGCCCCTCGGGGCGTTCGCCGCCGCCTACCGCAACAGTTGGATGGACCGCGTCACGGCGTTCCTGTCGGTCGCCTTCATCACCGTCCCGCCGTTCGTGGCGGGGTTGCTGTTGCTCCTGGCGTTCTCGGTGCAGCTGCGTTGGTTCCCGGTCAGTGGCGGTGGGGCGCCCGGCGACCTGCTGGATCAGGCCCGCCACCTGGTGTTGCCCCTCGTCGCGCTCGCGCTCACGTGGGTCGGCTACATCGCGCGGTTGATCCGTTCCTCGGTCCTCGAGGAGATCGCCAAGGACCACGTGCGGACCGCCCGCAGCAAGGGCCTCGCGCCCGGGCGGGTGTTGTTCAAGCACGTCCTGCGCGGCGCGTTGATCCCCACGATCGCGGTGTTGGGCGTGGGGTTCGGGAACCTGCTCGGGGGCACGGTGCTGATCGAGATCATCTTCGCGCGCCCCGGCCTGGGGTACCTGATCCTCAACGCGATCGAATCGCGCAACTTCCCCGTGGTGCAGGGCGGCCTGGTGGTCGCGGTGTTCCTGTACACGATGGCGAACCTCCTGGCCGACCTGTCCTACGGCCTGGTGGACCCGCGGATTCGGCAGGCGTGA
- a CDS encoding ABC transporter substrate-binding protein — MTPRTPTTQTPAVRPLAWLAALVLLLGSAVAQDADPDTLSVRARSGIDIATMDPAYYNGNEEFNLDLAIYSKLMRFEEGSGEVVLDAAESVEVSEDGLTIDFTLKEGIQFHHGYGELTAEDVKFSFERIADPANESPYASEWSTLDRVEVLGPYEGRIHLNEVYAPLFTSSIPFTTGSIVSKAAFEDRGERIATNPVGSGPYAWAAWEPNQAIVLERFDAYYGEAPDFETIRVEPIVDPLIAEFSFDVGELDATEISLESVERYQEEDDVVVTILDTLRYHWLGFNQSAAPFDDVRVREAIRYAVNVDEILTGAYNDVPNRANTMLAPDVLGHWADAPAYQPDLERARALLAEAGYEGGFETTLITNEVPYHQQAIAIVQQQLAQVGIDAEIQIVQNMYESIGQGGMEGIHYASFSAVLDPGYWFEWFSCDQVGAWNYWHWCNEEYDALKAEATRTSDPDERAAAYVRMQQLIDEDVAAIWTTNGASVYVHREGAVDPSFVANYAQYPFWDKPAE; from the coding sequence ATGACCCCCCGCACCCCCACGACCCAGACCCCCGCCGTCCGGCCTCTGGCCTGGCTCGCGGCGCTCGTCCTGCTGCTCGGCAGCGCCGTCGCGCAGGACGCCGACCCCGACACCCTGTCGGTCCGCGCGCGCAGCGGCATCGACATCGCCACGATGGATCCCGCGTACTACAACGGCAACGAGGAGTTCAACCTCGACCTGGCGATCTACAGCAAACTCATGCGCTTCGAGGAGGGCTCCGGCGAGGTCGTCCTCGACGCCGCGGAGAGCGTCGAGGTCAGCGAGGACGGCCTCACGATCGACTTCACCCTCAAGGAGGGCATCCAGTTCCACCACGGCTACGGGGAACTCACCGCGGAGGACGTCAAGTTCTCCTTCGAGCGGATCGCCGACCCGGCGAACGAGTCGCCCTACGCTTCGGAGTGGAGCACCCTCGACCGGGTCGAGGTGCTCGGGCCGTACGAGGGCCGCATCCACCTGAACGAGGTGTACGCGCCGCTGTTCACCTCCTCGATCCCGTTCACGACCGGCAGCATCGTCTCGAAGGCCGCCTTCGAGGACCGCGGGGAGCGCATCGCGACGAACCCGGTCGGTTCCGGCCCCTACGCGTGGGCGGCCTGGGAGCCGAACCAGGCGATCGTGCTGGAGCGGTTCGACGCCTACTACGGCGAGGCGCCGGACTTCGAGACGATCCGCGTCGAGCCGATCGTCGATCCCCTCATCGCGGAGTTCTCGTTCGACGTCGGTGAGCTCGACGCGACCGAGATCTCGCTCGAGTCGGTCGAGCGCTACCAGGAGGAGGACGACGTCGTCGTGACGATCCTCGACACCCTGCGCTACCACTGGTTGGGCTTCAACCAGTCCGCCGCGCCGTTCGACGACGTCCGCGTCCGGGAGGCGATCCGCTACGCCGTGAACGTCGACGAGATCCTCACCGGCGCCTACAACGACGTGCCGAACCGCGCGAACACGATGCTGGCGCCCGACGTGCTGGGCCACTGGGCCGACGCGCCGGCGTACCAGCCGGACCTCGAGCGCGCCCGCGCCCTGCTCGCCGAAGCCGGCTACGAGGGCGGCTTCGAGACGACGTTGATCACGAACGAGGTGCCCTACCACCAGCAGGCGATCGCCATCGTCCAGCAGCAGCTGGCGCAGGTCGGCATCGACGCCGAGATCCAGATCGTCCAGAACATGTACGAAAGCATCGGGCAGGGCGGCATGGAGGGCATCCACTACGCCAGCTTCTCCGCGGTGCTCGACCCCGGCTACTGGTTCGAGTGGTTCTCCTGCGACCAGGTCGGCGCCTGGAACTACTGGCACTGGTGCAACGAGGAGTACGACGCGTTGAAGGCGGAGGCGACCCGGACCTCCGACCCCGACGAGCGCGCTGCGGCGTACGTCCGCATGCAGCAGCTCATCGACGAGGACGTCGCGGCGATCTGGACCACCAACGGCGCCAGCGTGTACGTCCACCGCGAGGGCGCGGTCGACCCGTCGTTCGTCGCGAACTACGCGCAGTACCCGTTCTGGGACAAGCCGGCCGAGTAA
- a CDS encoding CocE/NonD family hydrolase: LAARIWLPEGAEDAPVPAILEYLPYRRRDRTRVRDDAHHPYMAGHGYAAIRVDMRGTGDAEGILHDEYLLQEQLDGIEVIEWIARQPWCDGGVGMIGISWGGFNGLQIAAHAPEALKAVITMCSTDDRYADDIHYMGGTMLTDNWMWANSMYGRNFMPPDPATFGEGWRETWLKRLDEGRFWLEPWLEHQRRDAFWEHGSVCENPAAIRCPVFAVGGWADGYSNAIPRLLETLDVPRLGLIGPWAHIYPDQGVPGPAMDFMGEALRWWDRWLKGVETGIMDEPQLRAWIQESLPPDAGHAEREGRFVGEPAWPSPNVQPTAHPLAEGRLAAPGEATEDATWTVSSPVGTAMEAGDWCSYGSPGDLPTDQRAADGKSLVFDGPVLDAPLEILGAPVLEVALRSDQPQANLYVRLEDVRPDGGVSRVSYALFNLTHRDSHAEPTPLEPGATYPVRIQLNDVGYRFPAGHRVRLAIATDAWPLAWTSPSLASIEIDAKDGRFTLPVRPPRDGDGEVTVLQPPRNAPPTPRTFVEPTSLEREVTYDVLTGETTLEVRADGGTVVFHDTDAVVTLAQVLRYVHRGNDPTSARTEAHNVVQFQRGDWDASFETRTGMWADADAFYAYSKVDAFDAGERVFEREREERYERDHV, translated from the coding sequence CCCTCGCCGCCCGCATCTGGCTGCCCGAAGGGGCGGAGGACGCCCCCGTCCCCGCGATCCTCGAGTACCTGCCCTACCGCCGCCGCGACCGTACCCGCGTCCGCGACGACGCCCACCACCCCTACATGGCGGGGCACGGCTACGCCGCGATCCGCGTCGACATGCGCGGGACCGGCGACGCCGAAGGCATCCTCCACGACGAGTACCTGCTGCAGGAACAGCTCGACGGCATCGAGGTCATCGAGTGGATCGCCCGGCAACCGTGGTGCGACGGCGGCGTCGGCATGATCGGCATCTCGTGGGGCGGCTTCAACGGCCTGCAGATCGCCGCGCACGCCCCCGAGGCGCTCAAGGCGGTCATCACGATGTGCTCGACCGACGACCGCTACGCCGACGACATCCACTACATGGGCGGCACCATGCTCACCGACAACTGGATGTGGGCCAACTCCATGTACGGCCGGAACTTCATGCCGCCCGACCCCGCCACGTTCGGGGAGGGCTGGCGCGAGACCTGGCTGAAGCGCCTCGACGAGGGCCGCTTCTGGCTCGAGCCGTGGCTCGAGCACCAGCGCCGCGACGCCTTCTGGGAGCACGGCTCCGTGTGCGAGAACCCCGCCGCGATCCGCTGCCCCGTGTTCGCGGTCGGCGGGTGGGCGGACGGCTACTCGAACGCCATCCCCCGCCTCCTCGAGACCCTCGACGTGCCCCGCCTCGGGCTGATCGGCCCCTGGGCGCACATCTACCCCGACCAGGGCGTCCCCGGCCCCGCGATGGACTTCATGGGCGAAGCGCTTCGCTGGTGGGACCGCTGGCTCAAGGGGGTGGAGACCGGCATCATGGACGAGCCGCAACTCCGCGCGTGGATCCAGGAGAGCCTCCCGCCCGACGCCGGCCACGCCGAACGCGAGGGCCGCTTCGTGGGGGAGCCGGCCTGGCCCAGCCCGAACGTCCAGCCGACCGCCCACCCCCTCGCCGAGGGGCGCCTGGCCGCGCCGGGCGAAGCGACCGAGGACGCCACCTGGACGGTCTCGAGTCCGGTCGGGACCGCCATGGAGGCGGGCGACTGGTGCAGCTACGGCAGCCCCGGCGACCTGCCCACCGACCAGCGCGCCGCCGACGGCAAGTCGCTCGTGTTCGACGGCCCCGTGCTGGACGCGCCCCTCGAGATCCTCGGCGCGCCGGTCCTGGAGGTGGCGCTCCGCAGCGACCAGCCGCAGGCCAACCTCTACGTCCGCCTCGAGGACGTCCGGCCGGACGGCGGCGTGAGCCGCGTCAGTTACGCCCTGTTCAACCTCACGCACCGCGACTCGCACGCCGAGCCCACCCCGCTCGAGCCGGGCGCGACGTACCCGGTGCGCATCCAACTCAACGACGTCGGCTACCGCTTCCCCGCCGGCCACCGCGTCCGCCTCGCGATCGCGACCGACGCGTGGCCGTTGGCGTGGACGTCGCCGTCGCTCGCCTCGATCGAGATCGACGCGAAGGACGGCCGCTTCACGCTGCCGGTCCGCCCGCCCCGCGACGGGGACGGCGAGGTGACGGTGCTGCAGCCGCCCCGCAACGCGCCGCCCACGCCGCGGACGTTCGTCGAGCCCACCTCCCTCGAGCGCGAGGTCACGTACGACGTCCTGACGGGGGAAACCACCCTCGAGGTCCGCGCCGACGGCGGGACGGTCGTCTTCCACGACACCGACGCGGTCGTCACCCTCGCGCAGGTGTTGCGGTACGTCCACCGCGGGAACGACCCCACGTCCGCGCGCACCGAGGCGCACAACGTCGTGCAGTTCCAGCGCGGCGACTGGGACGCGTCGTTCGAGACGCGGACCGGCATGTGGGCCGATGCCGACGCCTTCTACGCCTACTCCAAGGTCGACGCCTTCGACGCCGGTGAACGCGTCTTCGAACGCGAACGCGAAGAGCGGTACGAGCGCGACCACGTTTGA
- a CDS encoding IclR family transcriptional regulator, protein MSYTIASVDRAIDLLETLAEHPDVGVTHLADLMGSTKSHVFRLLFTLEQRGYVLKDPDTRTFRLGYRALFLGDHAREQASLPDTAGPIMDGLSEATGENVHLIVRERTRSVCIALRQSQAYLRLYAEVGRHGPLHAGGGSVLLLAYAPDEVRDAVLDGELTGYTRKTTTDPAQLREELARVRRQGYHVALEDLDEGAFSIAAPIRDHRGDVIAAISVAGPVARLDDATRERHLRLARTAADDVSRRLGRVDRELV, encoded by the coding sequence ATGTCCTACACCATCGCATCGGTCGACCGAGCGATCGATCTCCTCGAAACCCTGGCGGAACACCCCGACGTCGGCGTCACGCACCTCGCCGACCTCATGGGGTCGACCAAGAGTCACGTGTTCCGCCTCCTCTTCACCCTCGAGCAGCGTGGCTACGTTCTCAAGGATCCGGATACCCGTACGTTCCGCCTCGGCTATCGCGCGTTGTTCCTCGGCGACCACGCTCGCGAGCAGGCGTCGCTGCCGGACACCGCCGGGCCCATCATGGACGGCCTCTCCGAAGCGACCGGCGAGAACGTCCACCTCATCGTCCGCGAACGTACGCGCAGCGTCTGCATCGCACTTCGCCAATCCCAGGCCTACCTCCGCCTCTACGCCGAGGTGGGCCGGCACGGTCCGCTCCACGCCGGTGGCGGCAGCGTTCTCCTGTTGGCCTACGCGCCCGACGAGGTGCGTGACGCCGTCCTCGACGGGGAGCTGACCGGCTACACGCGAAAGACGACCACCGATCCGGCGCAACTTCGCGAGGAGCTCGCCCGCGTGCGCCGCCAGGGCTACCACGTGGCCCTCGAAGACCTGGACGAGGGCGCCTTCTCGATCGCTGCGCCCATCCGCGACCACCGGGGCGACGTCATCGCCGCGATCAGCGTCGCCGGACCGGTCGCTCGTCTCGACGACGCCACCCGCGAGAGGCACCTGCGCCTCGCACGCACCGCCGCGGACGACGTCTCCCGGCGGCTCGGGCGCGTCGATCGCGAGCTCGTCTGA
- a CDS encoding membrane dipeptidase, which yields MKDKRYDGYESFAYLVPGEDYVAYPLARQTDRVPAFRYPVDDEQEARVRRLVRENLVISLHDHCFVAPENLDDFLAFRRQGRDWTGYAGLAEAGLDAVFDNLMNGTAMITSKNGWKWDDVIFDLGMRLSDIAHQDMVTLATTTDDVRRAKQEGRIAFVVSLEGAAMIENEVDRIDVLYGLGVRCLGIAYSEANALGSGLKEPHDGGLTTFGRKAVTRMNRLGMAIDVSHAGDRTSLDTIEASDAPVFITHSGARGLWDSRRLKPDDVLRACAEKGGVVGIEAAPHTTLTERHRRHSIESFMEHFEYCVDLVGIDHVTFGPDALYGDHVGLHDALTAQLSLGASKGALEYEKVPYVEGLENPTESFPNIVRWLVAHGYADEDVAKVIGGNTLRVLDTVWAR from the coding sequence ATGAAGGACAAACGCTACGACGGCTACGAGAGCTTCGCCTACCTGGTCCCCGGGGAGGACTACGTGGCCTACCCCCTCGCGCGCCAGACCGACCGTGTTCCGGCGTTCCGCTACCCCGTGGACGACGAGCAGGAGGCCCGCGTTCGCCGCCTCGTGCGGGAGAACCTGGTGATCTCGCTGCACGATCACTGCTTCGTCGCGCCGGAGAACCTCGACGACTTCCTCGCCTTTCGTCGGCAGGGGCGCGACTGGACCGGCTACGCGGGCCTCGCCGAGGCGGGCTTGGACGCGGTGTTCGACAACCTGATGAACGGCACCGCCATGATCACCTCCAAGAACGGCTGGAAGTGGGACGACGTGATCTTCGACCTCGGCATGCGCTTGTCCGACATCGCGCACCAGGACATGGTGACGCTCGCCACGACCACCGACGACGTTCGACGCGCCAAGCAGGAGGGTCGCATCGCCTTCGTCGTCTCCCTCGAGGGCGCCGCCATGATCGAGAACGAAGTCGACCGCATCGACGTGCTCTACGGGCTGGGCGTGCGCTGCCTCGGGATCGCCTACAGCGAGGCGAACGCCCTCGGCTCCGGCCTCAAGGAGCCCCACGACGGCGGCCTCACCACCTTCGGCCGGAAGGCGGTGACCCGCATGAACCGCCTGGGCATGGCGATCGACGTCTCGCACGCCGGAGACCGGACCAGCCTCGACACGATCGAAGCCAGCGACGCCCCCGTCTTCATCACCCACTCCGGCGCACGCGGCCTCTGGGACTCGCGCCGCCTCAAGCCCGACGACGTCCTCCGCGCCTGCGCGGAGAAGGGGGGCGTCGTCGGCATCGAAGCCGCCCCCCACACGACCCTGACCGAGCGCCACCGGCGCCACTCGATCGAATCGTTCATGGAGCACTTCGAGTACTGCGTGGACCTCGTCGGCATCGACCACGTCACGTTCGGCCCCGACGCGCTGTACGGCGATCACGTCGGGCTTCACGACGCCCTCACCGCCCAGCTGTCGCTCGGTGCGTCGAAGGGCGCCCTCGAGTACGAAAAGGTGCCCTACGTCGAGGGGCTCGAAAACCCGACCGAATCGTTCCCCAACATCGTGCGCTGGCTCGTCGCGCACGGCTATGCGGACGAGGACGTCGCCAAGGTGATCGGAGGCAACACCCTGCGCGTGCTCGACACCGTCTGGGCGCGCTGA